The Trichoderma atroviride chromosome 5, complete sequence genome contains a region encoding:
- a CDS encoding uncharacterized protein (EggNog:ENOG41) produces the protein MPRDGDSSLTTAFVRFKQHVDSAVASGFHAVFARPQPLHQPPSPDIRQQPGSELSPTVKSADTATSNSSSQPAATVTMANTGSNASSAALDTVSVASWSYSPANLRHLQQPVPNDLPAQCDSTVFTFEDAFEDLLTVSQGRPLPDIKSRYNQRQLLRQMFSHGEPTWFWLRRLESQGLLRRPTQDELYRPRNFGLLEDHVEPAFTEPNWNDWSKLHEELDRKAAEVWKGATSAEEDNGQPKTHSFFDDVHQTFKRLEDSFYGRNGSHDEEHSSQHQKRFPDHFDDLFSSLSSTFAEGHKTWDTFVKSITDHKPVSSEYSASQPPSSTEEKVYDNGNREVVTKDEKINSFGYLTTTITKKTYDRNGNEIGTETHFTMRPAEKTQNARALENGDANVIERADADADDQQVQDKKSGWFWK, from the coding sequence ATGCCCCGCGACGGCGACTCCTCGCTAACCACCGCCTTTGTTCGCTTCAAGCAGCACGTGGATTCAGCGGTCGCCTCCGGCTTTCACGCAGTGTTTGCCCGCCCGCAGCCCCTCCACCAGCCACCATCGCCAGATATCCGCCAACAGCCCGGATCTGAGCTGTCACCAACCGTCAAATCAGCAGATACAGCGACTTCTaacagctccagccagcCCGCAGCTACAGTCACAATGGCCAACACCGGGTCGAACGCTTCATCAGCAGCTCTCGACACCGTCTCGGTTGCGTCGTGGTCTTATTCACCAGCCAATCTGCGCCACCTCCAGCAGCCCGTCCCAAATGACCTGCCGGCGCAATGCGACTCTACCGTCTTCACCTTTGAAGATGCCTTTGAGGATCTGCTCACCGTCTCGCAGGGACGACCGCTGCCTGATATCAAATCCAGGTATAACCAGAGACAGCTGCTGAGACAAATGTTTTCACACGGCGAGCCCACCTGGTTCTGGCTGCGAAGGCTGGAATCTCAAGGCTTGCTCCGACGCCCCACTCAAGATGAGCTTTACAGGCCACGCAATTTTGGTCTGCTAGAGGACCATGTTGAGCCTGCATTCACAGAACCAAATTGGAACGATTGGTCAAAGCTGCATGAAGAGCTGGACCGCAAGGCAGCTGAAGTATGGAAGGGCGCCACCTCCGCCGAAGAAGACAACGGCCAGCCCAAGACCCACAGCTTCTTTGACGATGTGCACCAGACATTCAAACGGCTAGAGGATAGTTTCTACGGCCGAAATGGCTCACACGATGAAGAGCATAGCAGCCAGCACCAGAAACGCTTCCCTGACCACTTTGACgatctcttttcctctctgaGCTCGACCTTTGCAGAAGGCCACAAGACGTGGGACACCTTTGTCAAGAGCATCACGGATCATAAGCCCGTCTCTTCTGAGTACTCGGCCTCACAGCCACCCAGCTCCACCGAGGAAAAAGTATACGATAACGGGAATAGGGAGGTTGTCacgaaagatgaaaagatcAACAGCTTTGGCTacttgacgacgacgattaCGAAAAAGACGTATGATAGGAATGGTAATGAAATTGGCACTGAAACACACTTTACGATGCGTCCTGCCGAAAAGACCCAGAATGCCAGAGCGTTGGAAAATGGCGATGCAAATGTCATCGAGAGAGCGgatgcagacgcagacgatCAGCAGGTGCAGGATAAGAAGTCAGGATGGTTCTGGAAATAA
- a CDS encoding uncharacterized protein (EggNog:ENOG41~TransMembrane:9 (n3-13c18/19o42-63i184-204o210-230i239-257o277-296i303-320o340-359i371-390o402-420i)), with translation MSLTFSESTLPTWTSALAAPTATGGSGDGSGDDDGDALQRWSSLIGIITAIVGNVLIALALNVQRYAHTRLHKERKRRKQGARAALKRAQSSNSSGSTQVGVYGTIIGDGAGDGERDRNNSNGYRNGDGNGFSIPNYDEPSEDEHEYLEDEPLMGSFQSTATTASTDTDAESKKSSSNYLKSPYWWLGQILITLGEAGNFLAYGFAPASIVSPLGVVALVSNCIIAPAMFHEKFRLRDFWGVVIAVSGVVTVVLSANQEETKLNPHDVWGAITTMEFEIYLGVTTFLIIVLMWASAKYGKRTILIDLGLVGLFGGYTALATKGVSSMLSTSFVAAFTTPVTYALIFVLLSTAVMQIRYVNKALSRFDSTQVIPIQFVMFTLCVIIGSAVLYRDFEKTNMKQAAKFVGGCLLTFFGVFLITSGRERRDDDDEEDTLSEADGVEETIGLTQHDGSASSSAIPQPQQNRRRLSIPATPSRRSSRMSRVSFAETRKPDSAHNGMESSATHYFEPTHSPAHLEGDEAHVLVSNPWQGLYVSPDPPRGTRTVSAESVLTRSALATTPIQPHPLSSFKDGQGIASHPHSVERPVTPRAPHSSKSGHRARPFISPSPFSSTVTTAVKDVILRENDSPEATASSLRRIRSSIRASLFFNSDDEDVFMPERIAELPIVPVSEGNLPEALGHDESGPSADTKVSRGRSRSLSDTIGEFFRPKKQRKQDITAAPDEDSGTLLEGDDEQQQQSSRSP, from the exons atgagCTTGACTTTCTCCGAATCGACTCTCCCGACTTGGACGAGCGCTTTGGCAGCACCCACGGCGACTGGCGGTAGCGGCGATGGATcgggcgacgacgacggagaTGCGCTGCAGCGGTGGTCGTCCTTGATCGGCATCATCACGGCGATAGTGGGAAACGTGCTGATTGCTCTCGCCCTCAACGTGCAGCGATATGCGCACACGCGGCTGCACAAGGAGCgcaagaggagaaaacaGGGGGCTCGGGCAGCGCTGAAGCGGGCgcagagcagcaacagcagtggGAGCACGCAGGTGGGCGTCTACGGCACCATCATCGGCGACGGTGCGGGCGATGGGGAGAGGGATAGGAATAACAGCAACGGCTACCGGAATGGCGATGGCAACGGCTTCTCAATACCGAATTACGACGAGCCCTCCGAGGACGAGCACGAATACCTCGAGGACGAACCGCTGATGGGGTCCTTTCAGTCGACCGCAACCACGGCTAGCACCGATACCGACGCTGAATCCAAAAAGTCGTCCTCAAACTACCTCAAATCGCCGTACTGGTGGCTCGGCCAGATCTTGATAACGTTGGGAGAAGCAGGCAATTTCCTGGCGTACGGCTTTGCGCCCGCCTCCATCGTCTCGCCGCTGGGCGTCGTGGCGCTGGTATCCAACTGCATTATTGCGCCCGCCATGTTTCACGAAAAGTTTAGGCTTCGCGACTTTTGGGGCGTCGTGATTGCTGTGTCGGGCGTTGTTACTGTTGTCTTGAGTGCGAACCAGGAGGAGACGAAGCTGAATCCTCACGACGTGTGGGGAGCTATCACGACGATGGAGTTTGAGATTTACCTTGGCGTTACGACGTTTCTCATCATTGTTCTCATGTGGGCTAGCGCTAAATATGGCAAACGGACCATTCTCATCGATCTTGGTCTGGTCGGTCTTTTCG GAGGATATACGGCTTTAGCCACCAAGGGCGTGTCGTCAATGCTCTCTACAAGCTTCGTTGCGGCCTTTACAACCCCCGTCACATATGCACTCATATTCGTCCTCTTATCGACTGCTGTTATGCAGATTCGCTATGTCAACAAAGCGCTGTCCCGCTTCGACTCGACCCAGGTCATTCCCATCCAGTTCGTCATGTTCACACTGTGTGTCATCATTGGCAGTGCTGTTCTATATCGCGACTTTGAAAAGACAAACATGAAGCAGGCTGCCAAGTTTGTCGGGGGCTGTCTTCTCACCTTCTTTGGCGTCTTTCTCATTACGTCTGGGAGAGAGCGcagagatgacgatgatgaagaggatacaCTATCAGAAGCCGATGGAGTCGAGGAGACTATTGGCCTCACGCAGCACGACGGTAGCGCCTCGTCTTCTGCAATTCCTCAGCCACAACAGAACCGGCGCCGGCTTAGCATACCTGCAACACCGTCTCGCCGATCCAGCAGAATGTCGCGAGTGAGCTTTGCCGAGACGAGGAAGCCAGACTCGGCCCACAACGGCATGGAGTCTTCTGCGACCCATTACTTTGAGCCAACACACTCCCCGGCCCATCTCGAAGGCGACGAGGCTCATGTTCTTGTCAGTAACCCATGGCAAGGTCTATATGTGAGCCCAGATCCACCTCGAGGAACTAGGACTGTCTCGGCCGAGTCTGTCCTCACCAGATCTGCACTCGCCACTACGCCTATACAGCCACATCCCCTTTCGTCCTTCAAAGACGGTCAGGGGATTGCTTCTCATCCACATTCCGTTGAACGACCAGTTACGCCCCGAGCGCCACACAGTTCCAAATCTGGCCACCGAGCAAGGCCATTCATTTCACCTTCACCATTCTCCTCCACAGTCACAACAGCAGTCAAAGATGTGATACTCCGGGAAAACGACAGCCCAGAAGCGACCGCATCTTCTCTACGACGAATACGATCCAGCATACGAGCAAGTCTCTTCTTTaacagcgacgacgaggatgtcTTTATGCCGGAACGCATCGCGGAGCTACCGATTGTCCCGGTATCAGAGGGTAATCTACCAGAAGCCTTGGGTCATGATGAATCTGGGCCAAGTGCCGATACAAAAGTTTCAAGGGGGAGATCACGAAGTCTAAGCGATACAATAGGAGAGTTTTTCCGCCCCAAAAAGCAGAGGAAGCAGGATATAACAGCGGCACCCGACGAAGACAGCGGCACTTTATTAGAGGGCGacgatgagcagcagcagcaatcaaGTCGCAGTCCATAA
- a CDS encoding uncharacterized protein (BUSCO:EOG092D0AVU): MPTRSGARTRKAREDPGSNRATPSLEYVDTPDNALRTQICAIFRDAQRTTATHRKLAVNLRKVQEACCYEPINPKKPAADEFDEKAFNHEFVRCVLRVMPVKKAESVGEKLIRFIGLFLRHASDKDNQLLDEADADASMMPETPSTRLSSQVLQTALSMMQAKDKYVRFRSTQLVSHIINSLDAIDDDLFQILRHNLLKRIRDKEPMVRVQAVLGLGRLAANQPEEEPDSDDSESRQPSLLDKLLDVLQNDSSADVRRTLLVNLPILPATLPFLLERARDQDAPTRRAVYSRLLPALGDFRHLSLSMREKLLRWGLRDRDDNVRKAAGRLFRERWIADCAGVPAQEDAPPNFEGLLELLERIDVINSGVENGVALEAMRGFWEGRPDYREAINLDDQFWETLSAESVFMVRSFNDFCREEENGRYESLVEEKLPEVTKLAFFLERYLKVLVDAVKRIAQLDAEEDEEEDTVEQEFIVEQMLHIALTLDYSDEVGRRKMFTLLRQALAIPELPDEVTKLAMEVLRYICAPDTAGEREFCSVVLEAVADVHDTIVDLPGEDDDSFVSAHSDIRSRENSPASDSKKAQPEMSEEEAQEKAVKEMIVNMKCLHIVQCMLTHVAGNLKDNADLVSMLNNLVVPAVRSHEAPVRERGLVCLGLCALLDRSLAEENLGLFIHFFTKGHTALQITALHILTDILNVHGAQLLSTTPAVLKVYVKAVKGGGRSSEVQAAATIAASKLLLGRVVSDEEACEELLKSLVVAYFDPASSANQTVRQALNYFLPVFCFSRTENQDLMRKVSLLALHSLLNLREGLEDDDVDVEEDMVSMTTIGACLVDWTDPRKCYSTELVQEGEKRNVPGDVHLDFACDILERLRGSISKAEKKLVAGLLGKLYVSPTSSEEKLRESYGIVSEAVEEGLVTDTTGRNALYKIHVSLGKIVNSLEEQRPALNRDGRSTSETAERSTPEEAEEAEAEEPEEPEPEAEEAEEAEEPEEAEEPVVKSSRTRGTPKIKKEESSDDEGTVIPEHRDDNSLVELSDEDTKMEDVY, from the exons ATGCCTACGAGATCAGGGGCGCGAACCAGAAAAGCCAGGGAGGATCCCGGTTCTAACAGAGCCACTCCCTCCCTGGAATATGTCGACACGCCAGACAATGCCCTCCGAACGCAGATTTGCGCCATCTTTCGCGATGCCCAGAGAACGACCGCCACGCACCGGAAGCTGGCTGTCAACCTGCGCAAAGTCCAGGAAGCCTGCTGCTACGAGCCCATAAACCCGAAAAAGCCCGCGGCCGATGAGTTTGACGAAAAGGCCTTCAACCACGAGTTCGTTCGGTGTGTGCTGCGAGTCATGCcggtgaagaaggcggagAGCGTTGGCGAGAAGTTGATTCGATTCATCGGACTGTTCCTGCGACACGCCTCAGATAAAGACAATCAGCTGCTGGACGAAGCCGATGCCGACGCGAGCATGATGCCCGAGACCCCGAGCACGCGGCTCTCGTCGCAAGTCCTGCAGACTGCGCTCTCCATGATGCAGGCCAAGGACAAATACGTGCGGTTTCGATCAACGCAGCTTGTTTCACACATCATCAACTCTCTCGATGCAATCGACGACGACTTGTTCCAGATCCTTCGCCACAACCTGCTCAAGAGAATCCGAGATAAAGAGCCCATGGTGCGCGTTCAAGCGGTGCTGGGTCTTGGCCGACTTGCCGCCAACCAGCCTGAAGAGGAGCCCGATTCGGACGACAGCGAGAGCCGTCAGCCTAGCCTCTtggacaagctgctggacgTCTTGCAAAACGACTCGAGCGCCGACGTGAGACGCACACTTCTCGTCAACCTCCCGATCTTGCCCGCAACTCTCCCGTTCCTCCTCGAGCGCGCAAGAGACCAGGATGCCCCCACTCGAAGAGCAGTATACTCTCGCCTTTTACCCGCGCTAGGAGATTTCCGCCATCTCTCACTATCTATGAGAGAGAAGCTCCTCCGATGGGGCCTCCGTGACAGAGACGACAACGTGCGAAAGGCTGCAGGCAGACTTTTCCGAGAGCGGTGGATCGCAGATTGTGCCGGTGTACCAGCGCAAGAGGACGCACCGCCGAATTTCGAAGGCTTATTAGAGCTTCTTGAGAGAATTGATGTCATCAACTCTGGAGTGGAGAATGGAGTGGCCCTCGAGGCCATGAGGGGCTTCTGGGAGGGCCGTCCGGATTACCGTGAGGCTATCAATCTGGACGACCAATTCTGGGAGACGCTGTCGGCCGAGTCGGTGTTTATGGTTCGGAGTTTCAACGACTTTTGccgcgaggaggagaatggccGCTACGAGTCGCTGGTAGAAGAGAAACTTCCCGAAGTCACCAAACTGGCCTTTTTCCTAGAGCGCTATTTGAAAGTGCTGGTGGATGCCGTCAAGAGGATTGCACAGCTTGACGccgaggaggacgaagaagaagataccGTCGAGCAAGAGTTTATCGTTGAGCAGATGCTTCATATCGCGCTGACTCTCGATTACTCTGACGAAGTCGGCCGCAGAAAGATGTTTACGCTGCTTCGTCAAGCCCTGGCTATCCCAGAGCTACCGGATGAAGTTACAAAGCTTGCCATGGAAGTTCTTCGATACATTTGCGCGCCAGATACCGCCGGAGAACGAGAATTCTGCAGTGTTGTTCTCGAAGCCGTTGCCGACGTTCACGACACAATCGTGGATCTCCCTGGAGAGGACGATGACAGCTTCGTATCCGCTCATTCTGATATCAGGAGCCGAGAAAactctccagcttcagacTCGAAAAAGGCTCAGCCTGAGATGAGTGAGGAGGAGGCCCAGGAAAAGGCAGTCAAGGAAATGATTGTCAACATGAAGTGTCTGCACATTGTCCAATGCATGCTTACACATGTCGCTGGAAACCTCAAAGATAACGCAGACCTGGTGTCCATGTTGAACAATCTGGTGGTTCCAGCGGTTAGGAGCCACGAAGCACCTGTGCGTGAAAGAGGACTTGTTTGTCTCGGCCTATGCGCTCTTCTGGACCGTTCTTTGGCCGAGGAAAATCTTGGTCTTTTCATTCACTTCTTTACAAAGGGACATACTGCTCTGCAGATTACGGCGTTGCACATCTTGACAGATATTCTCAACGTCCAtggagctcagctgctctCAACAACTCCAGCCGTACTCAAAGTCTATGTCAAGGCAGTCAAAGGTGGCGGCAGGTCATCCGAAGTGCAAGCCGCGGCTACCATTGCCGCATCGaagcttctcctcggccGGGTCGtgtctgatgaagaagcttgcGAGGAGCTGCTCAAGTCTCTGGTGGTTGCATACTTTGATcctgcatcatctgccaaCCAGACAGTCAGGCAAGCTCTCAACTACTTTTTGCCAGTATTCTGCTTCTCGCGAACGGAAAACCAAGACCTTATGAGAAAAGTCTctttgctggcgctgcaCTCTCTACTCAACTTGCGCGAGGgtctggaagatgatgatgtggATGTTGAGGAGGACATGGTTAGTATGACAACCATTGGCGCTTGTTTGGTGGATTGGACAGACCCGCGAAAGTGCTACAGCACTGAGCTTGTTcaggagggagagaagaggaatgTACCGGGCGATGTCCACCTTGATTTTGCCTGTGACATTTTGGAAAGGCTCCGTGGAAGCATCAGCA aagctgaaaagaagctggTTGCCGGCCTTCTCGGAAAACTCTATGTGTCACCCACCTCTTCAGAAGAAAAGCTCCGAGAATCTTACGGCATTGTCAGTGAGGCTGTCGAGGAGGGCCTTGTGACTGATACTACCGGCCGCAATGCGCTGTACAAGATTCACGTCAGCCTGGGCAAGATTGTCAACAGCCTTGAAGAACAGCGGCCAGCGCTGAACCGTGACGGCCGTAGCACATCTGAAACTGCAGAACGCAGCACGCcggaagaggctgaagaggctgaagctgaagagccAGAGGAACCAGAGCCTGAAgcagaggaggcagaggaagcgGAAGAGCCTGAGGAGGCAGAAGAGCCAGTAGTAAAGTCCTCGAGAACAAGAGGCACACCCAAGATCaaaaaggaggagagcagtgatgatgaagggACGGTGATACCAGAGCACAGAGACGACAATTCGCTAGTAGAACTGTCTGATGAGGACaccaagatggaagatgtgTATTAA
- a CDS encoding uncharacterized protein (BUSCO:EOG092D1M7G): MAPPNDRKRRIQDTENSAATKSHDPDGGIARTAKKPKVDDGRSIFVRSLPPGVTNESLTDFFSEYFAVKHATVVVDQETKESRGFGFVSFADADDARDAKAALDKKEWDGRRIRIEVAEPRQRNADEADKRPGKGREAFQRPSTKLIIRNLPWSIKTSEQLSKLFLSYGKVIYSDLPQNKGKLKGFGFVTIRGRPNAEKALEAVNGKIVDGRPLAVDWAVDKATWDKQQGAESGEKDSQDDDDEAEAEDEKKDKDVGDDGEVKNRDDQLASDLANFMKNHMTNMEDEDEKDDDEDDEDDEDDDEDMKLVDEMDEEKETQKPKRELMTDNSSTVFVRNLPFTATDEQLKSFFGHFGTVRYARVVMDKATDRPAGTGFVCFVDNEDAKSCIINAPRRAPPTAGGVKHSILQDENADPSGKYTMDGRVLQVAQAVNKNEAANLAENSLAQRRQKDKRHLYLLSEGAIGNSPLRGLLTDAEVRMRTMSAQQRKKLVEKNPMLHISLTRLALRNIPNDMGAKELKELARKAVVEFAKDVKEGRRQPPSKEENARDGKDAKDKEKDRKQKRKGIVKQAKIVFEDNKGSKVSESSGAGKSRGYGFIEYTSHRHALMGLRYLNGHQLDGNNGRKQRLIVEFAIENAQVVKRRQEAEKTARKPKKDDADASDEEDDEEEEVPEQKQKKQKGKKPKGNLNKGPQVGTKAKPPKEGDVDEKKKPADAKEAIQQKLIARKRQVRKKKAVARGKA; this comes from the coding sequence atggcgccccCGAATGACCGCAAGCGCCGGATCCAGGATACCGAGAATTCTGCTGCCACCAAATCGCATGATCCAGACGGCGGAATTGCGCGAacggcgaagaagcccaaaGTCGACGATGGACGGTCCATCTTTGTTCGATCACTGCCCCCTGGCGTAACGAACGAGAGTCTTACCGATTTTTTCTCGGAATACTTTGCCGTCAAGCACGCTACAGTTGTTGTGGACCAAGAGACGAAGGAATCAAGAGGATTCGGATTCGTATCGTTTGCTGATGCCGACGATGCGAGAGATGCCAAAGCGGCGTTGGACAAGAAGGAGTGGGATGGCAGACGCATTCGAATCGAAGTTGCGGAGCCTAGACAGCGTAATGCTGATGAAGCAGACAAGAGGCCCggaaaaggcagagaggCGTTCCAGAGGCCGTCTACCAAGCTGATTATTCGAAATCTTCCCTGGAGCATCAAAACCTCAGAACAACTATCAAAACTATTCTTGAGCTACGGCAAGGTCATATACTCTGATCTTCCACAGAACAAGGGAAAGTTGAAGGGATTCGGTTTCGTCACCATTCGTGGACGTCCAAACGCAGAAAAGGCCCTGGAGGCCGTGAATGGCAAGATTGTTGATGGCCGACCATTGGCTGTGGACTGGGCTGTTGATAAAGCGACCTGGGACAAGCAGCAGGGTGCGGAAAGCGGCGAGAAGGACTCacaagatgatgatgatgaagctgaggctgaagacgagaagaaggacaaggatgttggagatgacggcgaAGTCAAGAACCGCGACGACCAACTAGCCTCGGATCTTGCAAACTTTATGAAGAACCACATGACGAATatggaggatgaggacgaaaaagacgatgatgaggatgacgaagatgatgaggacgatgacgaggacatGAAGCTGGTGGATGAAATggacgaagaaaaggaaaccCAGAAACCAAAGCGAGAGTTGATGACGGATAACTCTTCAACGGTTTTTGTTCGGAATCTACCGTTTACGGCTACGGATGAGCAGCTCAAATCTTTCTTTGGCCACTTTGGCACTGTTCGATATGCCAGAGTTGTCATGGACAAGGCTACGGACAGACCGGCCGGCACTGGCTTTGTCTGCTTTGTCGACAATGAGGATGCGAAATCCTGCATAATCAATGCTCCTCGCCGCGCACCACCGACTGCAGGAGGGGTCAAGCATTCCATCCTGCAAGACGAGAACGCCGATCCCAGCGGAAAATACACAATGGACGGCCGAGTCTTGCAAGTGGCTCAAGCCGTTAACAAGAACGAGGCTGCCAACTTGGCGGAGAATTCGCTCGCACAGAGGAGGCAAAAAGATAAGCGCCATCTGTACCTCTTGTCCGAAGGTGCCATTGGAAACTCTCCGCTGCGAGGCCTGTTGACAGATGCAGAGGTTCGGATGCGGACGATGAGTGCCCAGCAGCGCAAGAAGCTCGTGGAGAAGAACCCCATGCTGCACATTAGCTTAACCCGACTTGCTCTTCGTAACATTCCCAACGACATGGGCGCCAAGGAACTCAAGGAGCTGGCTAGAAAGGCCGTTGTCGAATTTGCCAAGGACGTCAAGGAAGGGCGCCGACAGCCCCCCTCCAAGGAAGAGAACGCCAGAGACGGCAAGGATgcaaaggacaaggaaaaggacagGAAACAAAAGCGCAAGGGTATCGtcaagcaagcaaagattGTGTTTGAGGACAACAAGGGCTCCAAGGTATCTGAGTCTAGCGGGGCTGGCAAGAGCCGTGGCTACGGATTCATCGAGTACACGTCTCATCGCCACGCCTTGATGGGTCTGAGATATCTGAACGGCCACCAGCTCGACGGCAACAATGGCAGGAAGCAGCGCTTGATTGTCGAGTTTGCCATTGAGAACGCGCAGGTGGTTAAGCGACGACAGGAGGCTGAAAAGACAGCTCGAAAGCCGAAGAAGGATGATGCGGATGCATctgacgaagaggacgacgaagaagaagaggtccccgagcagaagcagaagaagcaaaagggcaagaagcccaagggaAACTTGAACAAGGGACCTCAAGTGGGAACCAAGGCGAAGCCTCCCAAGGAAGGAGACgtggatgagaagaagaagccggctGATGCAAAGGAGGCGATCCAGCAGAAGCTGATTGCGCGGAAGAGACAGGtgcgcaagaagaaggctgtggCGAGAGGAAAAGCGTAA
- a CDS encoding uncharacterized protein (EggNog:ENOG41), with translation MALAPRMWLQATALKIITMQVVYKLIMAVSLDVRLANPFLDQVKAEKLQGENQSALPTSSQGQPRHREDFQVAVICALALEYDAVSLLFDQFWDEDDEPYGRAQGDTNIYTTGRISNHNVVLALLPSIGTAAGAGSAASFRSSYSGLKTAFLVGICGGVPDTGQGEILLGDVVISKTVIQYSLGKQYPSAFVTKDTVNDNLGRPSKAIRSLITSFETERGRRRLRQRAGQYLKDLQHAAMEEGHRHDYQYPGVTEDKLFAPAYRHRHRGLQTYNCRCYEEIDSFCDEAAHASCTELCCNEEHVVPRKRLEMKKRMEPDRVQCPEIFIGCVASGDVVMKSGEHRDQIAKQRNVIAFEMEGAGVWDEVPCIVVKGVCDYADSHKNKTWQPFAAATAAAVLKAMLIQYPVTDFPSSHPSFAAIAGSNRR, from the exons ATGGCTCTGGCCCCCAGAATGTGGCTACAGGCGACGGCCCTCAAAATAATAACAATGCAGGTGGTATACAAATTAATAATGGCAGTTTCTCTGGATGTAA GATTAGCCAATCCTTTCCTCGACCAAGTCAAGGCTGAGAAGCTACAAGGGGAAAACCAAAGTGCATTGCCTACTTCTAGTCAAGGACAGCCACGCCACCGCGAAGATTTCCAAGTAGCAGTCATCTGTGCTCTAGCACTTGAATACGACGCAGTTTCATTGCTCTTTGATCAATTTtgggatgaagacgatgagccTTATGGGCGCGCCCAGGGAGACACAAACATTTACACGACCGGGAGGATCAGCAACCACAACGTTGTGCTGGCGCTTTTACCCAGCATTGGCACAGCTGCTGGGGCAGGATCAGCTGCTAGCTTTCGTTCAAGCTATTCTGGTTTGAAAACTGCGTTTCTCGTGGGAATATGTGGTGGCGTCCCAGATACGGGCCAAGGGGAAATCCTGCTCGGTGACGTGGTCATCAGCAAGACCGTGATCCAGTACAGCTTGGGGAAGCAATATCCCAGTGCGTTCGTGACCAAGGATACTGTCAACGACAATCTCGGCCGTCCGAGTAAAGCTATCCGCTCCTTGATCACCAGTTTCGAAACTGagcgtggaagaagacgtcTGCGGCAGAGAGCCGGGCAATATTTGAAGGACTTACAACACGCAGCCATGGAAGAGGGACATCGCCACGACTATCAATATCCAGGTGTTACAGAAGACAAACTTTTTGCGCCGGCCTATCGCCACAGACATCGAGGGCTACAGACGTACAACTGTCGTTGCTATGAGGAAATAGACAGCTTTTGTGATGAGGCTGCCCATGCATCTTGTACTGAACTCTGTTGCAATGAGGAACATGTTGTACCAAGAAAGCgtttggagatgaagaagaggatggagCCAGATCGTGTGCAGTGTCCTGAAATCTTCATCGGCTGCGTGGCATCTGGAGATGTGGTGATGAAATCTGGCGAGCACCGTGACCAGATCGCCAAACAGCGAAACGTGATTGCctttgagatggagggagCTGGTGTTTGGGACGAGGTGCCATGCATCGTCGTCAAGGGAGTTTGTGACTACGCTGACAGCCACAAGAACAAGACATGGCAGCCATTTGcggcggcaacggcggcggctgtgCTCAAAGCAATGCTGATACAATATCCAGTGACGGATTTTCCATCCTCTCATCCCTCGTTTGCTGCGATTGCGGGATCAAACAGGCGATAG